From one Geoalkalibacter halelectricus genomic stretch:
- a CDS encoding DUF445 family protein: MDSGFTSILPYFLPPLLGAFIGYVTNYIAIRMLFRPLCAWRLLGVRIPMTPGIIPAKRHELAARMGEMVGSHLLTGDDVGRALEKDRFRREIKGAVADKLGRFLDQELGPLEQLVPADFRGRFRELVEVLRWKLVKATFAYLDSEEFEGRLRQFVRRKGNEWLARDLESFLTPERYGQLRDHLDDRISGFLHSPGVARAVEQFIDAKTDEWVGSQRTLRELLPADLIEVLVAQAEKEVPPLLEKFGGMLYDPDFRTRLVIKGRQAIEGFLDSLGGLSGLLSGFINLEKLYARIPEFLDKAGDEIARWLREEKTQAQVAQLLRERIDALLDRSLASYLERVPYEKVAGVRRFMRGKAVEYVRSRRAGEAALTLTERGIERLKDRSFASLLAKALPDGGVDQGREVLCDRILAALRAPAAREVLLRVLEEKFEEWLFRKPLGRLSARVPADVREELEEGLCRQLGELLKKEVPPLVETLNVQRMVEEKVNSLDLLKLEGLLMGIMREQFKYINLFGALLGFFIGMLNLLILGLL, translated from the coding sequence ATGGACAGCGGCTTTACATCTATTCTGCCTTATTTTTTGCCCCCCTTGCTGGGGGCGTTCATTGGTTACGTGACCAATTACATCGCCATCCGCATGCTGTTTCGTCCCCTGTGCGCCTGGCGGCTGCTGGGGGTGCGCATTCCCATGACCCCGGGTATCATTCCGGCCAAGCGCCATGAACTGGCCGCGCGCATGGGGGAGATGGTCGGCAGCCATCTGCTGACCGGTGACGATGTGGGCCGGGCGCTGGAAAAGGACCGCTTTCGCCGTGAGATCAAGGGCGCGGTGGCCGATAAGCTCGGGCGGTTTCTCGATCAGGAACTGGGGCCGCTGGAGCAATTGGTGCCCGCCGATTTTCGCGGCCGTTTCCGTGAACTGGTCGAGGTGCTGCGCTGGAAGCTGGTCAAGGCGACGTTTGCCTATCTCGACAGCGAGGAGTTCGAGGGTCGGCTTCGGCAATTCGTGCGGCGCAAGGGCAATGAATGGTTGGCGCGCGACCTTGAGAGCTTTCTCACCCCCGAGCGCTACGGTCAACTGCGCGACCATCTCGATGATCGCATCAGCGGATTTCTGCACTCACCGGGCGTGGCGCGTGCCGTCGAGCAGTTCATCGACGCCAAGACCGATGAGTGGGTCGGCTCGCAGCGCACCCTGCGCGAGCTGCTGCCCGCCGACCTCATCGAGGTGCTGGTGGCGCAGGCGGAAAAAGAGGTGCCGCCGCTGCTGGAGAAATTCGGCGGCATGCTCTACGATCCCGACTTTCGCACCCGCCTGGTGATCAAGGGCCGCCAGGCCATCGAGGGCTTTCTCGATTCCCTGGGCGGCCTGTCGGGTCTGTTGAGCGGCTTTATCAACCTGGAAAAACTCTACGCGCGCATTCCGGAGTTTCTCGACAAGGCCGGCGACGAGATCGCCCGCTGGCTGCGGGAGGAAAAGACCCAGGCCCAGGTGGCGCAGCTGCTGCGCGAGCGCATCGATGCGCTGCTGGATCGCTCCCTGGCGAGTTATCTGGAAAGAGTGCCCTACGAGAAGGTTGCCGGCGTGCGCCGTTTCATGCGCGGCAAGGCGGTGGAGTACGTGCGTAGCCGCCGCGCCGGCGAAGCGGCGTTGACCCTGACCGAGCGCGGCATCGAGCGGCTCAAGGACCGCAGTTTCGCCTCGCTGCTCGCCAAGGCGTTGCCCGATGGCGGGGTGGACCAGGGGCGCGAGGTGCTCTGCGACCGGATTTTGGCGGCCCTGCGTGCCCCGGCGGCGCGCGAGGTGCTCTTGCGGGTGCTGGAGGAGAAATTCGAGGAGTGGCTGTTTCGCAAGCCCCTGGGGCGGCTTTCGGCGCGGGTGCCGGCCGATGTGCGCGAGGAGCTTGAGGAAGGACTGTGCCGTCAGCTGGGCGAGCTGCTGAAAAAGGAGGTGCCGCCCCTGGTTGAAACCCTCAATGTGCAGCGCATGGTCGAGGAGAAGGTCAATTCCCTGGATCTGCTCAAGCTGGAGGGATTGCTCATGGGCATCATGCGCGAGCAGTTCAAGTACATCAATCTGTTCGGCGCCCTGCTGGGATTTTTCATCGGTATGCTCAATCTGCTGATTCTGGGCCTGCTCTAA
- a CDS encoding GNAT family N-acetyltransferase translates to MADEPVVPQKKRLRIRDMSIDDFSTVFHLGEDIFTAEYSPSLYRTWDEYEITTLFNSDSDLCLVAEVEGQIVGFALGTTVEKHHSAWKYGYLVWLGVRPYMQKLQIGARLFREIKRRMREQGVRMIIIDTDAENEAAIRFFTKQGFGNIQKHVYMTLNLGRKRKGKKRDAAES, encoded by the coding sequence ATGGCCGATGAACCCGTTGTGCCCCAGAAAAAGCGCCTGCGCATTCGGGATATGAGCATCGACGATTTCTCCACCGTGTTTCATCTGGGAGAAGACATCTTCACCGCCGAATATTCCCCCAGCCTCTATCGCACCTGGGATGAATACGAAATCACCACCCTGTTCAACAGCGACAGCGACCTGTGCCTGGTCGCCGAAGTCGAGGGGCAGATCGTCGGTTTTGCCTTGGGAACGACGGTGGAGAAGCATCACTCGGCGTGGAAATACGGCTATCTGGTCTGGCTGGGCGTGCGCCCTTACATGCAGAAGCTGCAAATCGGCGCGCGGCTGTTTCGCGAAATCAAGCGGCGCATGCGCGAGCAGGGGGTGCGCATGATCATCATCGACACCGACGCCGAAAACGAGGCGGCGATCCGCTTTTTCACCAAGCAGGGCTTCGGCAACATCCAGAAGCACGTCTACATGACCCTGAACCTGGGCCGCAAACGGAAGGGAAAAAAACGCGATGCCGCTGAATCTTGA
- a CDS encoding M20 family metallopeptidase, producing MPLNLEDLWKAVDPERLRRLLVEMVDIYSPSGKEEDIQLFLEEQLHGAGFAVRRQEVEEERYNLVVPLGWREPRLYLVGHVDTIAAWDLEDYGARDAQGLIHGLGSADMKGGCAAMVETFLALATALPPEQRPPVGLLLVVGEEENGDGSATFLESTRPPWVVIGEPTGLNPCFAHYGYLEAGFVTSGRRTHSSLPELGHNAVESMLRVLLHLGRDPLFERSSSEIAYSIRELTSSRAGFVVPDRCEAWIDLHLPPTGDPAEVEAAIRARAETAERLIPDLDLELQFNFAARGYDLGTNNPLARTLAALYPELGLKGGTDAFRSHSDGNLFFEAGVKPLILGPGALEVAHTPDEHTPFAEVLAAAKIYAALCMQADSL from the coding sequence ATGCCGCTGAATCTTGAAGACCTCTGGAAGGCCGTTGATCCCGAGCGCCTGCGCCGCCTGCTGGTGGAGATGGTCGATATCTACTCGCCCTCGGGCAAGGAAGAGGACATTCAGCTTTTTCTGGAGGAGCAGCTGCACGGCGCGGGCTTTGCCGTGCGCCGGCAAGAGGTCGAGGAGGAGCGCTACAACCTGGTCGTGCCCCTGGGCTGGCGGGAGCCGCGCCTCTACCTGGTCGGCCATGTGGACACCATCGCCGCCTGGGATCTGGAGGATTACGGGGCGCGCGACGCGCAAGGGCTGATCCACGGCCTGGGCAGCGCCGACATGAAGGGCGGCTGCGCGGCCATGGTCGAGACCTTTCTCGCCCTGGCGACGGCCCTGCCGCCCGAACAGCGGCCGCCTGTGGGCCTGTTGCTGGTGGTGGGCGAGGAAGAAAACGGCGACGGCAGCGCGACGTTTCTTGAAAGCACCCGCCCCCCCTGGGTGGTGATCGGCGAACCCACCGGGCTTAATCCCTGCTTCGCCCATTACGGCTATCTCGAGGCGGGATTCGTCACCAGCGGGCGGCGCACCCATTCGTCCCTGCCCGAACTCGGCCACAACGCCGTCGAGTCCATGCTGCGCGTGCTGCTGCACCTGGGGCGCGACCCGCTGTTCGAGCGCTCCAGTTCGGAGATCGCCTATTCCATCCGCGAGCTGACCTCGTCGCGGGCCGGATTCGTGGTACCCGACCGCTGCGAGGCCTGGATCGATCTGCACCTGCCGCCCACGGGCGACCCGGCCGAGGTGGAAGCGGCCATCCGCGCGCGCGCCGAGACCGCCGAGCGGTTGATCCCCGACCTCGATCTCGAACTGCAGTTCAACTTTGCCGCGCGAGGCTATGACCTGGGCACGAACAATCCCCTCGCCCGCACCCTCGCCGCCCTCTATCCGGAGTTGGGGCTCAAGGGCGGAACCGACGCCTTTCGCTCGCACTCGGACGGCAACCTGTTTTTCGAAGCCGGGGTCAAGCCCCTGATCCTCGGCCCCGGCGCCCTCGAGGTCGCCCACACCCCCGACGAACACACCCCCTTCGCCGAGGTGCTGGCGGCGGCCAAGATCTACGCGGCCCTGTGCATGCAGGCGGATTCCCTGTAG
- a CDS encoding sugar phosphate nucleotidyltransferase, whose protein sequence is MKIVLPTAGKGTRLRPHTHTKAKSLVHVAGKTVLEHIVSRLASLDADEYIFINDDENGPQVMAFMAEKFPQLNCWATVQQERLGPAHAVSLAAPRINKGDDVLVVFNDTIFVTDLDRIPQLCADCDGLIYSKEVEDYQRFGVNVVDDQGLIVDMVEKPDTPVSRLAQVGLYYLKDGRGFMDFLEKTIQAGETVKGEYYLPAVFMNMIRAGLKLKAPTIDAWLDCGKPETLLETNRYLLRDRHHVHGEATDTVLIEPVHIEKGAVVRNAILGPNVSVAAGSVITESIVRDSIINADSEVRAMILDGSIIGDSARLVGSARRMNIGDHSLVEMT, encoded by the coding sequence ATGAAGATAGTTCTTCCCACCGCCGGCAAGGGCACGCGGTTGCGCCCCCACACCCATACCAAGGCCAAATCCCTGGTGCACGTGGCGGGCAAGACGGTGCTCGAGCACATCGTCTCGCGCCTCGCGTCCCTCGATGCCGACGAATACATTTTCATCAACGATGACGAAAACGGCCCGCAGGTCATGGCCTTCATGGCCGAAAAATTCCCCCAACTCAACTGCTGGGCCACCGTGCAGCAGGAGCGCCTCGGCCCGGCCCATGCGGTGTCCCTGGCCGCGCCGCGCATCAACAAGGGCGACGACGTGCTGGTGGTGTTCAACGACACCATCTTCGTCACCGACCTCGACCGCATTCCGCAACTCTGCGCCGACTGCGACGGGCTCATCTACTCCAAGGAAGTCGAGGATTATCAGCGCTTCGGCGTCAACGTGGTCGACGATCAGGGGTTGATCGTCGATATGGTGGAGAAGCCCGACACGCCGGTTTCTCGCCTGGCCCAGGTGGGGCTTTATTACCTCAAGGACGGCCGCGGTTTCATGGACTTTCTCGAAAAGACCATTCAGGCCGGCGAAACCGTCAAGGGCGAGTACTACCTGCCGGCGGTGTTCATGAACATGATCCGCGCGGGTCTCAAGCTCAAGGCCCCCACCATCGACGCCTGGCTCGATTGCGGCAAGCCCGAGACCCTGCTGGAGACCAACCGCTACCTGTTGCGCGATCGCCATCATGTCCACGGCGAGGCCACCGACACGGTGCTCATCGAACCGGTGCACATCGAGAAGGGCGCGGTGGTGCGCAACGCCATCCTCGGCCCCAACGTCAGCGTCGCCGCCGGCAGCGTCATCACCGAGAGCATCGTGCGCGACTCCATCATCAATGCCGACAGCGAGGTGCGCGCCATGATCCTCGACGGGTCGATCATCGGCGATTCGGCGCGGCTGGTGGGCAGCGCCCGGCGCATGAACATCGGCGACCATTCCCTGGTGGAGATGACGTAG
- the hslO gene encoding Hsp33 family molecular chaperone HslO: MKDQLIRILTRDGSLRGLAAVTTDLVEECRRRQDADPTATLALGRLATGAALMGGLLKGDQRLNLTVEGNGPLLRMSAETDARGRVRATVKNPHPGVPLREGRLDVVGAVGKAGFLHVSKDLGLREPYRGTVQLVSSEIGEDLAYYLTTSEQIPSAVSLGVYINTDGSVGAAGGFIIQAMPPGDENRIAQLEERLRSLPPVTSLLCEGQDAEAILAHLLADIPYEVKERTPLCFRCTCNRRQILQMLAGLGRSDLEELIAKDEAVQVTCEFCKEVYTLSPTEIRATL, from the coding sequence ATGAAGGATCAGCTCATTCGCATACTCACCCGCGACGGCAGCCTGCGCGGCCTGGCGGCGGTGACCACCGACCTGGTCGAGGAATGCCGGCGGCGCCAGGATGCCGACCCCACGGCGACCCTGGCCCTGGGCCGCCTGGCGACGGGCGCGGCGCTCATGGGCGGGCTGCTCAAGGGCGATCAGCGTCTCAACCTGACCGTGGAGGGCAACGGCCCCTTGCTGCGTATGAGCGCCGAAACCGACGCTCGGGGGCGGGTGCGGGCCACGGTCAAGAATCCGCATCCCGGCGTACCCCTCAGGGAGGGTCGCCTCGACGTGGTGGGCGCCGTGGGCAAGGCCGGTTTTCTCCACGTCAGCAAGGATCTCGGCCTGCGCGAACCCTATCGCGGCACCGTGCAGTTGGTGAGCAGCGAAATCGGCGAGGACCTGGCCTATTATCTGACCACCTCGGAACAAATCCCCTCGGCGGTGTCCCTCGGCGTGTACATCAACACCGACGGCAGCGTCGGCGCGGCGGGCGGCTTCATCATCCAGGCCATGCCGCCGGGCGACGAAAACCGTATCGCCCAGCTCGAAGAACGCCTGCGCAGCCTGCCGCCCGTGACCAGCCTGTTGTGCGAAGGCCAGGACGCCGAGGCCATTCTCGCCCACCTGCTCGCCGACATCCCCTACGAGGTCAAGGAGCGCACGCCGCTGTGCTTTCGCTGCACCTGCAACCGCCGCCAGATCCTGCAAATGCTCGCCGGGCTCGGCCGCAGCGACCTCGAGGAGTTGATCGCCAAGGACGAAGCGGTCCAGGTCACCTGCGAATTCTGCAAGGAGGTTTACACCCTTTCCCCCACCGAAATCCGCGCCACCCTGTAG
- a CDS encoding OmpA family protein: MKPALVLLLLALLAACAAPVPERPAAPPPPPVVQTPAQALAALPGAEPLDDEAVGIRYPGEILFGSGAVLPLPGGPDLLDPLAELLAAHPGSRWLLRVRAATELGDAYDERLAAERAEILARYLTRRGVAAERLEWRIETGEGAPLEVRPAP, from the coding sequence ATGAAACCGGCCTTAGTGCTACTGCTGCTCGCTTTGCTTGCCGCCTGCGCGGCGCCCGTGCCGGAGCGCCCGGCCGCGCCGCCCCCGCCGCCCGTGGTGCAGACGCCGGCGCAGGCCCTGGCGGCGCTTCCCGGGGCCGAACCCCTCGACGACGAGGCGGTGGGCATCCGCTATCCCGGCGAGATTCTGTTCGGGTCGGGCGCCGTGCTGCCCTTGCCCGGAGGCCCGGATCTCCTCGATCCCCTCGCGGAGTTGCTCGCCGCCCATCCCGGCAGCCGCTGGCTTCTGCGGGTGCGCGCCGCCACGGAATTGGGCGATGCCTACGACGAGCGCCTGGCGGCGGAACGCGCGGAGATTCTCGCACGCTATCTGACCCGCCGCGGCGTGGCGGCGGAGCGGCTGGAATGGCGGATTGAGACAGGGGAGGGCGCGCCGCTGGAGGTTCGACCGGCGCCCTAG